From the genome of Lotus japonicus ecotype B-129 chromosome 6, LjGifu_v1.2, one region includes:
- the LOC130722899 gene encoding glycine-rich cell wall structural protein 1.0-like — MTEKLDPQYPSRSGGPVEDKALSDSPSFGGGGGSGTGRGGGSGVGQGSGRGSGGSQGGGGEGGGIGVGTGSGSGSGFGGGGRSGGGGRNGPGRSGPIDVKTPSDSPIFGGGGGGGSGSGGGSGYGIGRGRGSGGGQGGGGEGGGVGIGTGSGSGSGIGRGGSSGGGNGGGGRKGPGLSGPIDVKTPSDSPIFGGGGGGGSGSGGGSGYGIGRGRGSGGSQGGGGEGVGVGIGTGSGSGRGGGGGGGSGGSGAKGPERFGLIDNITPSDSPIFGGGGGSGSGSGGGSGFGIGRGRGSGGSQGGGGEGGGFGIGTGSGSGSGFGGGGSSGGGSDNTPRNGPGRVVGFGH; from the coding sequence ATGACCGAAAAACTCGACCCACAATATCCATCACGTTCTGGTGGTCCCGTTGAAGACAAAGCTCTCTCTGATTCTCCTAGTtttggaggaggtggtggaagTGGTACTGGAAGGGGTGGTGGCTCCGGTGTTGGACAGGGCTCTGGAAGAGGGAGCGGTGGTAGCCAAGGCGGTGGTGGAGAAGGAGGTGGTATTGGGGTGGGAACTGGCTCAGGTAGTGGTAGCGGCTTTGGTGGCGGCGGACGCTCTGGCGGTGGTGGAAGAAATGGTCCAGGACGCTCTGGTCCTATCGATGTCAAAACCCCTTCTGACTCACCTATTtttggaggaggtggtggaggtggaagtGGAAGTGGTGGTGGCTCGGGATATGGAATAGGCAGAGGAAGAGGGAGTGGGGGTGGccaaggtggtggtggagaaggAGGTGGAGTTGGAATAGGAACGGGCTCCGGTAGTGGTAGTGGCATTGGTAGGGGTGGAAGCTCTGGTGGAGGCAATGGCGGTGGTGGTAGAAAAGGTCCAGGACTATCTGGTCCAATTGATGTCAAAACTCCTTCTGACTCACCTATTtttggaggaggtggtggaggtggaagtGGAAGTGGTGGTGGCTCGGGCTATGGAATTGGCAGAGGAAGAGGGAGTGGGGGTAGtcaaggtggtggtggagaaggTGTTGGTGTTGGGATAGGAACTGGCTCTGGGAGTGGTAGAGGCGGTGGTGGGGGAGGAGGCTCTGGTGGTAGTGGTGCAAAAGGTCCGGAACGATTTGGTCTCATTGATAACATAACTCCTTCTGACTCTCCTATTtttggaggaggtggtggaagTGGAAGTGGAAGCGGTGGTGGCTCGGGCTTTGGAATTGGTAGAGGAAGAGGGAGTGGGGGTAGtcaaggtggtggtggagaaggTGGTGGTTTTGGGATAGGAACTGGATCAGGAAGTGGCAGTGGCTTTGGTGGGGGTGGAAGCTCTGGCGGTGGCAGTGACAATACGCCTAGAAATGGTCCAGGACGTGTCGTTGGCTTTGGACATTGA